One window from the genome of Choloepus didactylus isolate mChoDid1 chromosome 2, mChoDid1.pri, whole genome shotgun sequence encodes:
- the GPR61 gene encoding G-protein coupled receptor 61, translating into MESSSIPQSSGNSSTLARVPQTPGPSTASGVPEVGLRDVASESVALFFMLLLDLTAVAGNAAVMAVIAKTPALRKFVFVFHLCLVDLLAALTLMPLAMLSSSTLFDHALFGEVTCRLYLFLSVCFVSLAILSVSAINVERYYYVVHPMRYEVRMTLGLVASVLVGVWVKALAMASVPVLGRISREEGAPSVSPGCSLQWSHSAYCQLFVVVFAVLYFLLPLLLILVVYCSMFRVARVAAMQHGPLPTWMETPRQRSESLSSRSTMVTSSGAPQTTPHRTFGGGKAAVVLLAVGGQFLLCWLPYFSFHLYVALSAQPISTGQVESVVTWIGYFCFTSNPFFYGCLNRQIRGELSKQFVCFFKPAPEEELRLPSREGSIEENFLQFLQGTGCPTESWVSRPIPSPKQEPPAVDFRIPGQIAEETSEFLEQQLTSDIIMSDSYLHPAPSPRLES; encoded by the coding sequence ATGGAGTCCTCATCCATCCCTCAGTCATCAGGGAACTCTTCTACTTTGGCCAGGGTCCCTCAAACCCCAGGCCCCTCTACTGCCAGTGGGGTCCCGGAGGTGGGGCTACGGGACGTGGCTTCGGAATCTGTGGCCCTCTTCTTCATGCTCCTGCTGGACTTGACTGCGGTGGCTGGCAACGCTGCTGTCATGGCTGTTATCGCCAAGACGCCTGCCCTCCGGAAATTTGTCTTCGTCTTCCACCTCTGCCTGGTGGACCTGTTGGCTGCCCTGACCCTCATGCCCCTGGCCATGCTCTCCAGCTCCACCCTCTTTGACCACGCTCTCTTTGGGGAGGTCACCTGCCGCCTCTACTTGTTCCTGAGCGTCTGCTTTGTCAGCCTGGCCATCCTCTCGGTGTCGGCCATCAACGTGGAGCGCTACTATTACGTGGTCCACCCCATGCGCTACGAGGTGCGCATGACACTGGGGCTGGTGGCCTCTGTGCTGGTGGGTGTGTGGGTGAAGGCCTTGGCCATGGCTTCTGTGCCTGTGTTGGGCAGGATCTCCCGGGAGGAAGGAGCTCCCAGCGTCTCCCCAGGCTGCTCGCTCCAATGGAGCCACAGTGCCTACTGCCAGCTTTTTGTGGTGGTCTTTGCTGTCCTTTACTTCTTGTTGCCCCTGCTCCTCATCCTTGTGGTCTACTGCAGCATGTTCCGAGTGGCTCGCGTGGCTGCCATGCAGCATGGGCCCCTGCCCACGTGGATGGAGACACCCCGGCAACGCTCCGAATCTCTCAGCAGCCGCTCCACGATGGTCACCAGTTCGGGGGCCCCCCAAACCACCCCACACCGGACATttgggggagggaaggcagcagtgGTTCTCCTGGCCGTGGGGGGACAGTTCCTGCTCTGTTGGTTGCCCTACTTCTCTTTCCACCTCTATGTCGCCCTGAGTGCTCAGCCCATTTCAACTGGACAGGTGGAGAGTGTGGTGACCTGGATTGGCTACTTCTGCTTCACTTCCAACCCTTTCTTCTATGGATGTCTCAACCGGCAGATCCGCGGGGAGCTCAGCAAGCAGTTTGTCTGCTTCTTCAAGCCAGCTCCAGAGGAGGAACTGAGGCTGCCTAGCAGGGAGGGCTCAATTGAGGAGAACTTCCTGCAGTTCCTTCAGGGGACTGGCTGTCCCACGGAGTCCTGGGTTTCCCGACCCATACCCAGCCCCAAGCAGGAGCCACCTGCTGTTGACTTTCGAATTCCAGGCCAGATAGCTGAGGAGACCTCAGAGTTCCTGGAACAGCAACTCACTAGTGACATCATCATGTCGGACAGCTATCTCCATCCTGCCCCCTCACCACGGCTGGAATCATGA